The genomic region TTTTAGAAGCCTATCAGCATATACTTGGTGAGCTTTGGGATCTATAGCATAACCTGTTTTACTATCTATCATGATTTCTTTAGCCCATCCTATATTTGAGCTTATCAGTGGTTTTTCTAAAGCCATAGTTTCTAACCATGTCATAGGAAAGGCTTCAGCAAAACTAGGTAATACCACCAAATTTACTTGTTTTATCAATTCCTGTATCTCATTATAATCTAAAACACCTCTATAATCCAAGTGACTTAACGCATTTTTAGAAAGTTTTTTCCTGAATAAATTTAAGGTCGATTCTTTTTCAAAAATATCAATGACGTCTCTGCCTGCTAAAATAAGTTGAGTTTCAGGCTTTTTTTCTATAACTAAATTGAATATTCCTGCTAATTCTAAAACGCCTTTTTTCCGAATGATGCTTCCAAAGTATAGCATTGTATTTGGTTTTATATTCTGATGGTTGGGAATAAAACGATCTAATGGAATTAGGTTATGTATAACTTTATATTCTTTATTGAACTGAAATATTTCATTTGTTTTTTTACCAACAAAATCACTCACTGCAATTATTGCATCTGCGTTTTTGTAAGCATTTTTTTCAAAAAATCGATTTTTTGCTTTTTGCTTTCTTCCCTCCAGATGGCAAAAATAGGCGTCTGAACCATGCAATTTTAAAATTATCGGACACTTCAATTTCATAAAGGCTGAAATTCCGGTCCAATCGGGTATTTCTATAGTATCAATTTTTTCCTTCTGAATAACAGTATTTAAATAATTCTGCAGATGTTTTCTATAAAAATAAAAGCCTCCGAATTTATAGTGGCGTCTTTTAATTTTATAAATTTTCAGATTATCATTTTCAGTAACCGAATTTTCATCCTGATCATAAATGAAAATACTGATTTTTAAACCTTCATTTAGAAATGCCTGCGATAAGTGATAAATACTGGATCCTATTCCGCCAGTGGGCTGATTATTCTCAGGATATTCTGAAGTTAAAAATCCTATATGCATTTAGCTAATGTCGTTTAACGCCTTCCAGATTCGCTCTGAACTTTCATTTGCAGGATCTTTGTTTATTTTTTTGAACCATTCGGTTGCTTCCTCTATTGTCTCTATCGTATTCTTTTTTAAAGATTTTAAAATTATCGGTTCAATATCTTTTTCTGAATTAATCCAATATGCAACTTTTGCTGAAGGTTTTGAGCGAAAATGAATGTAATTATAAATTATTCTGGAATCTTTTTTTAAGTTTTTAATTTTCGGATTATAATTGATATATCCACACGGTTTTTTATAACTAACAAAATCGAAGATCATAGAAGATGCTACGTTTATTACCACAAAAGTATTAGCGATAATCGAAGTTTGTAATGCTACATCTTCTTTGGTTGGTAATATTGCATTCCATTGGGAACCCTGCTGTTTCCATAAAGGATCTATTGATATAATTTCATCTTGATATTCTTCCAGAAATTGGTCATAACGATCTGAAAAATCTACTGGACATCTTCTAAAAATAATTCCGATGTTTTTACCAGAATTATTCAAATTTCTTACTGCTTTTGCAACATCTCGCAAGTATAATTCGTCATGCGGAGCTGTGGTTATATCGTCACCGGAATAACACAAATAGGAGCGTTCAGGATCTAAATTGTATTTTTTGTAGAAAGTAGATTTCGAATGGGCTAAACCTTGAGTAAAGTGTGGTTCAAACTGCGGAGTTCCTGTGACTTTGATTTGTTTTTCTGAAACTTCAGGATAATATTTTATCAATTCTGAAGCCATAAAATCGCTCCAAACAAAATAATAGTCAGTTTTAACTACCTTGGTTGCTTTAGGTAAATTATCCCAGGAAAATATAAAAGTAGCCGTAGGAATTCCCAAATCTTTCGCAGCCAGTAAAGGAGCTAAAGCGTTTACCGGACGCTGATTGGTGCAAAACACAACAGCCGGTTGTTCATTTTTTAAAGTTTCAATACATTCTTTATAAAAGGCCTTGCCTCGCTCAAAATTAGCTAATTTTTCCCTAAGTTTTATAAGATTTTTTTCTCCTGAATATTTTTTAGCTAAGAACTGAACGATCTTCAATTTCAGTTTCTCCTTAAAAGATTTGAGTTTTGGTGGAAACTTATATTCCTGATAAACTGATTCGTTGAATTTTGCAGTAAAATGATCTAATTCAGCCTCAATTTTAGCTCGCTTATACAAATCGGTTAAAAAATGAGGTTTTCCTTCTAGTTTCAGCTCGTTTAAACCAATTTTGGAGAGATCAAAAGCAGTTTGATTCCAAAATGTGATATCCCAGTCTTGTTCTTTACCAATGCTTGTGAAATTGGTAAAAGCAAAGTTACGAAGCCCCACACCATCAGGAAGCAGGATTAAAATTTTTTTATTCAAAATCGTCGAATTTCGATATTAAAAGGGCAGTATTTACCCATTGCCAAATATAAAAACTGTTTTGGTTATTTCCATTAAGATAACTTTCCCATTCCAGCTTAAGCGATCTGTGATCAAACCACTCGCTAAAAATAGAATGCTTTAAATGTTCAATTTCAGTTGCAACCCAATCTTTTAAATCATTTCCAATCCATTCTCTTTGGGGCGTTTGTAATGGTCTTTTAGGAGCGTATGAGGTATTTTTCGGTATAAATTCTGCCGCGATCTGTCTTAAAGTATGCTTTGTTGAATTTCCATTTATTTTATATTCATCTTTAGCTGAAAATGCCAGTTCAATCAACCGATAATCCAGGAATGGTTCTCTAAGTTCTGTGCTAAATGCCATCGAAATACGATCGTTAAAACGTAAAGCCCTGGGAAGTTTTGTATAAAAAAGATCGCGATATTGTGTATTCTGAATTTTACTTTTAAATGGAGTAGGATAATTAGGCTTTATCGCCAAAGCTTGAAATTCTTTTTCAATCACTTCTTTTTTGAAAGCCGAACTTCCTTTTTTTAAGCCCTGAATAGTCTGATTTTGCTGATTTAAGTAATAATCATATCCTGCCCATTGTTCATCCATTCCCTGCCCGTCAAGCAATACTTTTATTCCTTGTTCTGAAGCAGTTTTAAAAATTTTCGAATAGGCTAGCGTAGGAATCCCTCCAAAGGGTTCATCCTGATGTTGTGAAATTTTAAGCGCTAAATCTTGAATCTCGTTTACAGAAAGCTTTACTTTTTGCAGAGGTTTGTTGGTTTGCCTTATCATTTCTTGTACCCAGGGCAGCTCATCGTAATTTTTATCTCCAGTGTAAAAAGTGAACGCGTTGATATCTGTATCTGGTTTAAACTGATCGACTAAAGCTAAAAGTAAACTGCTGTCTACACCACCGCTAAGATTAAATGCCAAAGGCACATCTGCCCTAAAGCGTAATTTTATGCTGTCTTTAAGTAAGGCAAGATACTCTTCCTTTAAATTAATTAGTTTTTTTATGGAATTTCGATTCTTAATTTTCTCTTCAAAATTGTACCATTTTGTAATCGTTAATGCTTCAGAAGAAAAATCATACTCTAAATAATGCCCTGCCGGTAGTTGTTTTATTCCTGAATAAAAAGTTTCATCCGGCATTCCATAGGATCCATGCAGAAAATAAGAACTCCAAACTTTTTTATTTGGCGCTGTTTTTTGATGAAGATTTAAAGCTTTAATTTCACTTGAAAATCTGAATTTATTTTCTTCAGAATAATAAAAAGGCTTAACTCCAAATCGATCTCTGGCAGCAAATAACTTTTTATTTTTAATGTCCCAAATCGCAAAACTGAACATTCCATTTAAAAGCTGGATACAATCTTTCCCGTATTGAAGATATAAAGCTAAAAGAACTTCGGTATCTGAAGTTGTTCTAAAATTATAATCTTGAACTCGGCTCTTTAATTCTTTATAATTATAGATTTCTCCATTAAATGTGAGTATAAATCTGCCTGAAGGATCTTTAAATGGCTGATTGGCATTACTGCTCGTATCGATAATAGATAAGCGGTTATGCCCAATACAGGCAAAACCCTGGTCTTCATAAAACCCGGTGTGATCTGGACCGCGATGTTTTTGCGCAACAAGCATCTCTTGTAATTGAGAAGCAGAATTAGCTTTGTTTGAAATGATTCCTGCAATGCCACACATTATTTTAGTCTTTTTATGAGTTCTTCTGCTTTTTTCCAGTCTTCCATGGTATCCAGATTTACATGAGGATCTTCAGTCGTATCGATAAATCCGGTTTTAGTTCCGAAGAACGAATTTTGTTCTAAAATGACCTCAGTTTTGGTGATATAAATAGCGCCGTCACGATGATAGGTTTT from Zunongwangia profunda SM-A87 harbors:
- the asnB gene encoding asparagine synthase (glutamine-hydrolyzing); translation: MCGIAGIISNKANSASQLQEMLVAQKHRGPDHTGFYEDQGFACIGHNRLSIIDTSSNANQPFKDPSGRFILTFNGEIYNYKELKSRVQDYNFRTTSDTEVLLALYLQYGKDCIQLLNGMFSFAIWDIKNKKLFAARDRFGVKPFYYSEENKFRFSSEIKALNLHQKTAPNKKVWSSYFLHGSYGMPDETFYSGIKQLPAGHYLEYDFSSEALTITKWYNFEEKIKNRNSIKKLINLKEEYLALLKDSIKLRFRADVPLAFNLSGGVDSSLLLALVDQFKPDTDINAFTFYTGDKNYDELPWVQEMIRQTNKPLQKVKLSVNEIQDLALKISQHQDEPFGGIPTLAYSKIFKTASEQGIKVLLDGQGMDEQWAGYDYYLNQQNQTIQGLKKGSSAFKKEVIEKEFQALAIKPNYPTPFKSKIQNTQYRDLFYTKLPRALRFNDRISMAFSTELREPFLDYRLIELAFSAKDEYKINGNSTKHTLRQIAAEFIPKNTSYAPKRPLQTPQREWIGNDLKDWVATEIEHLKHSIFSEWFDHRSLKLEWESYLNGNNQNSFYIWQWVNTALLISKFDDFE
- a CDS encoding glycosyltransferase family 4 protein codes for the protein MHIGFLTSEYPENNQPTGGIGSSIYHLSQAFLNEGLKISIFIYDQDENSVTENDNLKIYKIKRRHYKFGGFYFYRKHLQNYLNTVIQKEKIDTIEIPDWTGISAFMKLKCPIILKLHGSDAYFCHLEGRKQKAKNRFFEKNAYKNADAIIAVSDFVGKKTNEIFQFNKEYKVIHNLIPLDRFIPNHQNIKPNTMLYFGSIIRKKGVLELAGIFNLVIEKKPETQLILAGRDVIDIFEKESTLNLFRKKLSKNALSHLDYRGVLDYNEIQELIKQVNLVVLPSFAEAFPMTWLETMALEKPLISSNIGWAKEIMIDSKTGYAIDPKAHQVYADRLLKIMDNPELGKNLGKQARTHLTYHFSYKVIVKESIIFYERKINDKTNKE
- a CDS encoding glycosyltransferase family protein, which gives rise to MNKKILILLPDGVGLRNFAFTNFTSIGKEQDWDITFWNQTAFDLSKIGLNELKLEGKPHFLTDLYKRAKIEAELDHFTAKFNESVYQEYKFPPKLKSFKEKLKLKIVQFLAKKYSGEKNLIKLREKLANFERGKAFYKECIETLKNEQPAVVFCTNQRPVNALAPLLAAKDLGIPTATFIFSWDNLPKATKVVKTDYYFVWSDFMASELIKYYPEVSEKQIKVTGTPQFEPHFTQGLAHSKSTFYKKYNLDPERSYLCYSGDDITTAPHDELYLRDVAKAVRNLNNSGKNIGIIFRRCPVDFSDRYDQFLEEYQDEIISIDPLWKQQGSQWNAILPTKEDVALQTSIIANTFVVINVASSMIFDFVSYKKPCGYINYNPKIKNLKKDSRIIYNYIHFRSKPSAKVAYWINSEKDIEPIILKSLKKNTIETIEEATEWFKKINKDPANESSERIWKALNDIS